The proteins below come from a single Stomoxys calcitrans chromosome 1, idStoCalc2.1, whole genome shotgun sequence genomic window:
- the LOC106089050 gene encoding serine/threonine-protein phosphatase 6 regulatory subunit 3 isoform X1, translating to MFWDKNDSPSQNIEALLEKENVTVEEFLEEDDIIQECKTYKKCIVNYFTRPDVIKRMIELITTEPAEDLPLALRFRHANVACEILLLGLPSLDEKLISDEDTLKMLYSYLENEPPLNPLLASFFSKTFSMLFTKKSDQDWFLYQQLCLKLMEFLKTQNNFLDLMCKHFSTPVIPDIIVELMRNVEGAQLKRSMYEWLNEERLVEKLIDIIGDPEQSDKHVNVAEFLCDLIHQGRTMRQTENDTFEPIFKVSNPILKSIESATTLFALFNVILQPNALESAIVSGITVVLKVIKMVSVMDERDDRWLYIQAREQKVHDEFLTTVMRVIEPQLKSFNELLRNPPKKDDIITSAAVLSPPFGMTRLQVCRIFTVLLETKNEEITKAICATDFFDILLSLFKQYSWNNFLHSEVEKCIHIAFKSTNLKKPKPKTGTEPETIENMLDDIVDIEFNFMNESEVKERDQNGEILPSAIQTHLIVNCRLISRLIECWTLNRENETEKKGRRLGYMGHLIKICKHISECITESKHIGALVDSNLKDDTERELWKSIVDSTDGELTQALKIQSKLLANCEASDYDVSLDFLTDNDFSDAFNNLCAVTDSMDTDFLFTLDYNTQHDSDDDDGGDGNDSDDHNENSNDDEGQDNQQVTNALNLFQFGRSNDDDDDDEEDNGTSGDVLSFDAKLKLFTATSNPWDTNDELYIFKSSPSLAWPQEASTTDNFADFDAHFSSFANDMSDSLTGATSGTTPAASNDNIGDCPTPRPEDSTGNNFTNAPATSATTSEEYDNNANVEKLAWPGELSSFHSRQTFVDDYEDDDGMWTKPLGGASAENDVPEEEEKEKKDADKITTCDDEDNVDGKMENTSALTNGPTKSTEDEPVTAIDNEEKKAETNQLNSSENEQPAQEDDNNTNITTSKEENVDKEVNDVNKDINNEEEELINKHKSITIETESNVKDTKETTAAAAVITTALTTTSTDNSTTYVSYA from the exons atgtTTTGGGACAAGAACGATTCACCCTCACAGAATATTGAGGCTCTACTGGAGAAGGAA AACGTCACAGTTGAAGAGTTTTTGGAAGAGGACGACATCATACAAGAATGTAAAACTTACAAGAAATGCATTGTCAACTA TTTTACTCGCCCAGATGTCATTAAACGTATGATTGAATTAATAACCACAGAACCTGCAGAGGATTTGCCATTGGCCCTACGTTTTCGCCATGCCAATGTCGCTTGTGAAATTTTATTGCT CGGCCTACCGTCCTTAGATGAGAAATTGATCTCCGATGAAGATACATTAAAAAtgctatattcatatctggaaAATGAACCACCGTTAAATCCATTGCTAGCGTCGTTTTTTAGCAAGACATTTAGCATGCTCTTTACCAAAAAGTCTGATCAAGATTGGTTTTTGtatcaacaattgtgcctaaaACTTATGGAGTTTTTAAAAacgcaaaataattttttggattTGATGTGCAAGCATTTCAGCACGCCCGTTATACCCGATATCATAGTGGAGTTGATGCGCAATGTTGAAGGTGCCCAATTGAAGAGGAGTATGTATGAG TGGTTAAATGAAGAAAGACTGGTTGAAAAACTTATTGACATTATTGGTGATCCTGAACAAAGCGATAAGCACGTAAATGTTGCTGAATTTCTCTGTGATCTTATACACCAGGGACGTACTATGCGTCAAACTGAAAATGACACTTTTGAGCCGATTTTTAAAGTTTCCAATCCTATATTGAAAAGTATCGAAAGTGCTACCACTTTATTTGCCTTGTTTAATGTGATCCTGCAACCAAATGCTCTCGAGAGTGCTATTGTATCTGGCATTACGGTTGTACTTAAAGTTATCAAAATGGTTAGTGTGAT GGATGAACGTGATGACCGTTGGCTCTATATACAAGCTCGTGAGCAGAAGGTACATGACGAATTTTTAACGACTGTGATGCGTGTTATTGAACCTCAACTAAAGTCCTTTAATGAATTACTTAGGAACCCGCCAAAA AAAGACGATATCATTACATCAGCTGCTGTACTCTCGCCGCCATTTGGAATGACCCGCTTGCAAGTCTGCCGAATTTTTACGGTATTGCTGGAAACTAAAAATGAGGAGATTACCAAAGC CATCTGTGCAACAGATTTCTTTGATATTCTGCTTTCACTCTTCAAGCAATACAGCTGGAATAATTTCCTTCACAGTGAAGTGGAAAAGTGTATTCATATCGCGTTTAAAAGTACGAATCTTAAAAAACCTAAACCCAAAACCGGAACTGAACCCGAAACAATTGAAAACATGCTAGACGATATAGTGGATATTGAATTCAACTTTATGAATGAATCAGAAGTTAAAGAGAGAGACCAAAACGGAGAGATTCTTCCGTCCGCCATACAAACTCAT CTTATTGTAAATTGTCGCCTGATTTCAAGACTTATAGAGTGCTGGACATTGAACCGGGAAAATGA AACGGAAAAGAAAGGTCGTCGTTTGGGTTATATGGGACATTTGATAAAAATCTGCAAACATATTTCAGAATGTATAACAGAATCGAAACATATCGGTGCCTTAGTTGACAGTAATCTAAAAGACGATACAGAACGTGAGCTATGGAAATCCATAGTGGATAGCACAGATGGTGAACTAACGCAAGCGTTGAAAATCCAAAGCAAACTTTTGGCAAATTGTGAGGCCAGTGACTACGATGTATCGCTGGACTTCCTAACTGACAATGACTTTTCAGATGCTTT CAACAACCTGTGTGCTGTCACGGACTCCATGGACACA GACTTTCTTTTTACACTTGATTACAATACCCAACATGATTCTGATGACGATGATGGAGGGGACGGCAATGATAGTGATGATCATAATGAGAACAGCAACGACGACGAAGGTCAAGACAACCAACAAGTCACAAATGCTCTCAATTTGTTTCAGTTCGGTCGCAGCaacgacgatgacgatgatgacgaAGAGGACAATGGCACATCTGGAGATGTGCTTTCGTTCGACGCCAAGTTGAAACTGTTTACAGCGACAAGTAATCCTTGGGACACGAATGACGAATTGTATATCTTTAAGTCTTCGCCGTCTTTGGCATGGCCTCAGGAAGCCTCGACCACCGACAATTTTGCCGATTTTGATGCTCATTTCAGTTCCTTTGCCAACGACATGAGTGACAGTTTAACAGGAGCTACTTCGGGGACAACGCCAGCGGCCAGTAATGATAACATTGGAGATTGTCCGACACCACGGCCGGAAGATAGCACCGGTAATAATTTTACAAACGCCCCAGCTACGTCTGCAACAACTTCCGAAGAATACGACAACAATGCGAATGTCGAAAAATTGGCATGGCCCGGCGAACTCTCATCATTCCATTCAAGACAAACGTTTGTAGATGATTATGAAGATGACGACGGTATGTGGACTAAACCCCTTGGCGGCGCATCAGCAGAAAATGACGTGCCTGAGGAGGAGGAGAAGGAGAAAAAAGATGCTGATAAAATTACAACTTGTGATGATGAAGATAACGTCGATGGTAAAATGGAAAACACGTCTGCGTTAACAAATGGTCCTACTAAAAGTACAGAAGACGAACCAGTCACAGCAATAGATAACGAGGAAAAGAAGGCTGAAACAAATCAATT GAATAGTTCAGAAAATGAACAACCTGCacaagaagatgacaacaataCCAACATCACAACATCGAAAGAAGAAAATGTTGATAAAGAAGTGAATGATGTTAATAAGGATATTAATAATGAGGAAGAGGAGTTAATAAATAAGCACAAATCAATCACAATAGAGACAGAGAGCAATGTTAAGGATACAAAGGAGACAACAGCGGCTGCTGCTGTTATCACAACGGCtttaacaacaacatcaacagatAATTCTACAAC ttACGTCTCATACGCTTAA
- the LOC106089050 gene encoding serine/threonine-protein phosphatase 6 regulatory subunit 3 isoform X3, with translation MFWDKNDSPSQNIEALLEKENVTVEEFLEEDDIIQECKTYKKCIVNYFTRPDVIKRMIELITTEPAEDLPLALRFRHANVACEILLLGLPSLDEKLISDEDTLKMLYSYLENEPPLNPLLASFFSKTFSMLFTKKSDQDWFLYQQLCLKLMEFLKTQNNFLDLMCKHFSTPVIPDIIVELMRNVEGAQLKRSMYEWLNEERLVEKLIDIIGDPEQSDKHVNVAEFLCDLIHQGRTMRQTENDTFEPIFKVSNPILKSIESATTLFALFNVILQPNALESAIVSGITVVLKVIKMVSVMDERDDRWLYIQAREQKVHDEFLTTVMRVIEPQLKSFNELLRNPPKKDDIITSAAVLSPPFGMTRLQVCRIFTVLLETKNEEITKAICATDFFDILLSLFKQYSWNNFLHSEVEKCIHIAFKSTNLKKPKPKTGTEPETIENMLDDIVDIEFNFMNESEVKERDQNGEILPSAIQTHLIVNCRLISRLIECWTLNRENETEKKGRRLGYMGHLIKICKHISECITESKHIGALVDSNLKDDTERELWKSIVDSTDGELTQALKIQSKLLANCEASDYDVSLDFLTDNDFSDAFNNLCAVTDSMDTFGRSNDDDDDDEEDNGTSGDVLSFDAKLKLFTATSNPWDTNDELYIFKSSPSLAWPQEASTTDNFADFDAHFSSFANDMSDSLTGATSGTTPAASNDNIGDCPTPRPEDSTGNNFTNAPATSATTSEEYDNNANVEKLAWPGELSSFHSRQTFVDDYEDDDGMWTKPLGGASAENDVPEEEEKEKKDADKITTCDDEDNVDGKMENTSALTNGPTKSTEDEPVTAIDNEEKKAETNQLNSSENEQPAQEDDNNTNITTSKEENVDKEVNDVNKDINNEEEELINKHKSITIETESNVKDTKETTAAAAVITTALTTTSTDNSTTYVSYA, from the exons atgtTTTGGGACAAGAACGATTCACCCTCACAGAATATTGAGGCTCTACTGGAGAAGGAA AACGTCACAGTTGAAGAGTTTTTGGAAGAGGACGACATCATACAAGAATGTAAAACTTACAAGAAATGCATTGTCAACTA TTTTACTCGCCCAGATGTCATTAAACGTATGATTGAATTAATAACCACAGAACCTGCAGAGGATTTGCCATTGGCCCTACGTTTTCGCCATGCCAATGTCGCTTGTGAAATTTTATTGCT CGGCCTACCGTCCTTAGATGAGAAATTGATCTCCGATGAAGATACATTAAAAAtgctatattcatatctggaaAATGAACCACCGTTAAATCCATTGCTAGCGTCGTTTTTTAGCAAGACATTTAGCATGCTCTTTACCAAAAAGTCTGATCAAGATTGGTTTTTGtatcaacaattgtgcctaaaACTTATGGAGTTTTTAAAAacgcaaaataattttttggattTGATGTGCAAGCATTTCAGCACGCCCGTTATACCCGATATCATAGTGGAGTTGATGCGCAATGTTGAAGGTGCCCAATTGAAGAGGAGTATGTATGAG TGGTTAAATGAAGAAAGACTGGTTGAAAAACTTATTGACATTATTGGTGATCCTGAACAAAGCGATAAGCACGTAAATGTTGCTGAATTTCTCTGTGATCTTATACACCAGGGACGTACTATGCGTCAAACTGAAAATGACACTTTTGAGCCGATTTTTAAAGTTTCCAATCCTATATTGAAAAGTATCGAAAGTGCTACCACTTTATTTGCCTTGTTTAATGTGATCCTGCAACCAAATGCTCTCGAGAGTGCTATTGTATCTGGCATTACGGTTGTACTTAAAGTTATCAAAATGGTTAGTGTGAT GGATGAACGTGATGACCGTTGGCTCTATATACAAGCTCGTGAGCAGAAGGTACATGACGAATTTTTAACGACTGTGATGCGTGTTATTGAACCTCAACTAAAGTCCTTTAATGAATTACTTAGGAACCCGCCAAAA AAAGACGATATCATTACATCAGCTGCTGTACTCTCGCCGCCATTTGGAATGACCCGCTTGCAAGTCTGCCGAATTTTTACGGTATTGCTGGAAACTAAAAATGAGGAGATTACCAAAGC CATCTGTGCAACAGATTTCTTTGATATTCTGCTTTCACTCTTCAAGCAATACAGCTGGAATAATTTCCTTCACAGTGAAGTGGAAAAGTGTATTCATATCGCGTTTAAAAGTACGAATCTTAAAAAACCTAAACCCAAAACCGGAACTGAACCCGAAACAATTGAAAACATGCTAGACGATATAGTGGATATTGAATTCAACTTTATGAATGAATCAGAAGTTAAAGAGAGAGACCAAAACGGAGAGATTCTTCCGTCCGCCATACAAACTCAT CTTATTGTAAATTGTCGCCTGATTTCAAGACTTATAGAGTGCTGGACATTGAACCGGGAAAATGA AACGGAAAAGAAAGGTCGTCGTTTGGGTTATATGGGACATTTGATAAAAATCTGCAAACATATTTCAGAATGTATAACAGAATCGAAACATATCGGTGCCTTAGTTGACAGTAATCTAAAAGACGATACAGAACGTGAGCTATGGAAATCCATAGTGGATAGCACAGATGGTGAACTAACGCAAGCGTTGAAAATCCAAAGCAAACTTTTGGCAAATTGTGAGGCCAGTGACTACGATGTATCGCTGGACTTCCTAACTGACAATGACTTTTCAGATGCTTT CAACAACCTGTGTGCTGTCACGGACTCCATGGACACA TTCGGTCGCAGCaacgacgatgacgatgatgacgaAGAGGACAATGGCACATCTGGAGATGTGCTTTCGTTCGACGCCAAGTTGAAACTGTTTACAGCGACAAGTAATCCTTGGGACACGAATGACGAATTGTATATCTTTAAGTCTTCGCCGTCTTTGGCATGGCCTCAGGAAGCCTCGACCACCGACAATTTTGCCGATTTTGATGCTCATTTCAGTTCCTTTGCCAACGACATGAGTGACAGTTTAACAGGAGCTACTTCGGGGACAACGCCAGCGGCCAGTAATGATAACATTGGAGATTGTCCGACACCACGGCCGGAAGATAGCACCGGTAATAATTTTACAAACGCCCCAGCTACGTCTGCAACAACTTCCGAAGAATACGACAACAATGCGAATGTCGAAAAATTGGCATGGCCCGGCGAACTCTCATCATTCCATTCAAGACAAACGTTTGTAGATGATTATGAAGATGACGACGGTATGTGGACTAAACCCCTTGGCGGCGCATCAGCAGAAAATGACGTGCCTGAGGAGGAGGAGAAGGAGAAAAAAGATGCTGATAAAATTACAACTTGTGATGATGAAGATAACGTCGATGGTAAAATGGAAAACACGTCTGCGTTAACAAATGGTCCTACTAAAAGTACAGAAGACGAACCAGTCACAGCAATAGATAACGAGGAAAAGAAGGCTGAAACAAATCAATT GAATAGTTCAGAAAATGAACAACCTGCacaagaagatgacaacaataCCAACATCACAACATCGAAAGAAGAAAATGTTGATAAAGAAGTGAATGATGTTAATAAGGATATTAATAATGAGGAAGAGGAGTTAATAAATAAGCACAAATCAATCACAATAGAGACAGAGAGCAATGTTAAGGATACAAAGGAGACAACAGCGGCTGCTGCTGTTATCACAACGGCtttaacaacaacatcaacagatAATTCTACAAC ttACGTCTCATACGCTTAA
- the LOC106089050 gene encoding serine/threonine-protein phosphatase 6 regulatory subunit 3 isoform X2, producing MFWDKNDSPSQNIEALLEKENVTVEEFLEEDDIIQECKTYKKCIVNYFTRPDVIKRMIELITTEPAEDLPLALRFRHANVACEILLLGLPSLDEKLISDEDTLKMLYSYLENEPPLNPLLASFFSKTFSMLFTKKSDQDWFLYQQLCLKLMEFLKTQNNFLDLMCKHFSTPVIPDIIVELMRNVEGAQLKRSMYEWLNEERLVEKLIDIIGDPEQSDKHVNVAEFLCDLIHQGRTMRQTENDTFEPIFKVSNPILKSIESATTLFALFNVILQPNALESAIVSGITVVLKVIKMVSVMDERDDRWLYIQAREQKVHDEFLTTVMRVIEPQLKSFNELLRNPPKKDDIITSAAVLSPPFGMTRLQVCRIFTVLLETKNEEITKAICATDFFDILLSLFKQYSWNNFLHSEVEKCIHIAFKSTNLKKPKPKTGTEPETIENMLDDIVDIEFNFMNESEVKERDQNGEILPSAIQTHLIVNCRLISRLIECWTLNRENETEKKGRRLGYMGHLIKICKHISECITESKHIGALVDSNLKDDTERELWKSIVDSTDGELTQALKIQSKLLANCEASDYDVSLDFLTDNDFSDAFNNLCAVTDSMDTDFLFTLDYNTQHDSDDDDGGDGNDSDDHNENSNDDEGQDNQQVTNALNLFQFGRSNDDDDDDEEDNGTSGDVLSFDAKLKLFTATSNPWDTNDELYIFKSSPSLAWPQEASTTDNFADFDAHFSSFANDMSDSLTGATSGTTPAASNDNIGDCPTPRPEDSTGNNFTNAPATSATTSEEYDNNANVEKLAWPGELSSFHSRQTFVDDYEDDDGMWTKPLGGASAENDVPEEEEKEKKDADKITTCDDEDNVDGKMENTSALTNGPTKSTEDEPVTAIDNEEKKAETNQLNSSENEQPAQEDDNNTNITTSKEENVDKEVNDVNKDINNEEEELINKHKSITIETESNVKDTKETTAAAAVITTALTTTSTDNSTTLSHT from the exons atgtTTTGGGACAAGAACGATTCACCCTCACAGAATATTGAGGCTCTACTGGAGAAGGAA AACGTCACAGTTGAAGAGTTTTTGGAAGAGGACGACATCATACAAGAATGTAAAACTTACAAGAAATGCATTGTCAACTA TTTTACTCGCCCAGATGTCATTAAACGTATGATTGAATTAATAACCACAGAACCTGCAGAGGATTTGCCATTGGCCCTACGTTTTCGCCATGCCAATGTCGCTTGTGAAATTTTATTGCT CGGCCTACCGTCCTTAGATGAGAAATTGATCTCCGATGAAGATACATTAAAAAtgctatattcatatctggaaAATGAACCACCGTTAAATCCATTGCTAGCGTCGTTTTTTAGCAAGACATTTAGCATGCTCTTTACCAAAAAGTCTGATCAAGATTGGTTTTTGtatcaacaattgtgcctaaaACTTATGGAGTTTTTAAAAacgcaaaataattttttggattTGATGTGCAAGCATTTCAGCACGCCCGTTATACCCGATATCATAGTGGAGTTGATGCGCAATGTTGAAGGTGCCCAATTGAAGAGGAGTATGTATGAG TGGTTAAATGAAGAAAGACTGGTTGAAAAACTTATTGACATTATTGGTGATCCTGAACAAAGCGATAAGCACGTAAATGTTGCTGAATTTCTCTGTGATCTTATACACCAGGGACGTACTATGCGTCAAACTGAAAATGACACTTTTGAGCCGATTTTTAAAGTTTCCAATCCTATATTGAAAAGTATCGAAAGTGCTACCACTTTATTTGCCTTGTTTAATGTGATCCTGCAACCAAATGCTCTCGAGAGTGCTATTGTATCTGGCATTACGGTTGTACTTAAAGTTATCAAAATGGTTAGTGTGAT GGATGAACGTGATGACCGTTGGCTCTATATACAAGCTCGTGAGCAGAAGGTACATGACGAATTTTTAACGACTGTGATGCGTGTTATTGAACCTCAACTAAAGTCCTTTAATGAATTACTTAGGAACCCGCCAAAA AAAGACGATATCATTACATCAGCTGCTGTACTCTCGCCGCCATTTGGAATGACCCGCTTGCAAGTCTGCCGAATTTTTACGGTATTGCTGGAAACTAAAAATGAGGAGATTACCAAAGC CATCTGTGCAACAGATTTCTTTGATATTCTGCTTTCACTCTTCAAGCAATACAGCTGGAATAATTTCCTTCACAGTGAAGTGGAAAAGTGTATTCATATCGCGTTTAAAAGTACGAATCTTAAAAAACCTAAACCCAAAACCGGAACTGAACCCGAAACAATTGAAAACATGCTAGACGATATAGTGGATATTGAATTCAACTTTATGAATGAATCAGAAGTTAAAGAGAGAGACCAAAACGGAGAGATTCTTCCGTCCGCCATACAAACTCAT CTTATTGTAAATTGTCGCCTGATTTCAAGACTTATAGAGTGCTGGACATTGAACCGGGAAAATGA AACGGAAAAGAAAGGTCGTCGTTTGGGTTATATGGGACATTTGATAAAAATCTGCAAACATATTTCAGAATGTATAACAGAATCGAAACATATCGGTGCCTTAGTTGACAGTAATCTAAAAGACGATACAGAACGTGAGCTATGGAAATCCATAGTGGATAGCACAGATGGTGAACTAACGCAAGCGTTGAAAATCCAAAGCAAACTTTTGGCAAATTGTGAGGCCAGTGACTACGATGTATCGCTGGACTTCCTAACTGACAATGACTTTTCAGATGCTTT CAACAACCTGTGTGCTGTCACGGACTCCATGGACACA GACTTTCTTTTTACACTTGATTACAATACCCAACATGATTCTGATGACGATGATGGAGGGGACGGCAATGATAGTGATGATCATAATGAGAACAGCAACGACGACGAAGGTCAAGACAACCAACAAGTCACAAATGCTCTCAATTTGTTTCAGTTCGGTCGCAGCaacgacgatgacgatgatgacgaAGAGGACAATGGCACATCTGGAGATGTGCTTTCGTTCGACGCCAAGTTGAAACTGTTTACAGCGACAAGTAATCCTTGGGACACGAATGACGAATTGTATATCTTTAAGTCTTCGCCGTCTTTGGCATGGCCTCAGGAAGCCTCGACCACCGACAATTTTGCCGATTTTGATGCTCATTTCAGTTCCTTTGCCAACGACATGAGTGACAGTTTAACAGGAGCTACTTCGGGGACAACGCCAGCGGCCAGTAATGATAACATTGGAGATTGTCCGACACCACGGCCGGAAGATAGCACCGGTAATAATTTTACAAACGCCCCAGCTACGTCTGCAACAACTTCCGAAGAATACGACAACAATGCGAATGTCGAAAAATTGGCATGGCCCGGCGAACTCTCATCATTCCATTCAAGACAAACGTTTGTAGATGATTATGAAGATGACGACGGTATGTGGACTAAACCCCTTGGCGGCGCATCAGCAGAAAATGACGTGCCTGAGGAGGAGGAGAAGGAGAAAAAAGATGCTGATAAAATTACAACTTGTGATGATGAAGATAACGTCGATGGTAAAATGGAAAACACGTCTGCGTTAACAAATGGTCCTACTAAAAGTACAGAAGACGAACCAGTCACAGCAATAGATAACGAGGAAAAGAAGGCTGAAACAAATCAATT GAATAGTTCAGAAAATGAACAACCTGCacaagaagatgacaacaataCCAACATCACAACATCGAAAGAAGAAAATGTTGATAAAGAAGTGAATGATGTTAATAAGGATATTAATAATGAGGAAGAGGAGTTAATAAATAAGCACAAATCAATCACAATAGAGACAGAGAGCAATGTTAAGGATACAAAGGAGACAACAGCGGCTGCTGCTGTTATCACAACGGCtttaacaacaacatcaacagatAATTCTACAAC TTTGTCTCATACATAA
- the LOC106089052 gene encoding methyltransferase-like protein 22, translating into MYTVTSEIYQETNFKTVKDKDGKITSKFEFTYPEVPKDKDGDLEVKRKGDDAPSHGIIELQHSDATEIKLVGLQVWRGALLLADYIFHKRKEFKNKQLLELAAGVGLTSVAAALYVKKVVCTDVDIGGILDLIRNNVKLNSQLCDTCKINVMEYDFMQEIQAYSPDLLKAIDESDIVFAADTIYDDDLTNAFIRVIDIILQRGEISGRKKEIFVALEKRYVFTFSEMDAVAPMFEYFLKQTMHKPWKFEYVETNFPQYFKYERCKHLILLKITKQ; encoded by the coding sequence ATGTATACAGTAACCTCGGAAATATATCAGGAAACTAATTTTAAGACAGTAAAGGACAAAGACGGAAAGATCACATCAAAGTTTGAGTTTACCTATCCTGAAGTGCCCAAAGATAAGGATGGGGATTTAGAGGTGAAAAGAAAAGGTGATGATGCTCCAAGCCATGGAATTATTGAACTTCAACATTCCGATGCTACCGAAATCAAACTAGTGGGACTGCAAGTGTGGAGAGGTGCTCTTCTTCTGGCCGATTATATATTTCACAAACGTAAAGAATTTAAGAATAAACAATTGCTCGAGTTGGCAGCGGGAGTTGGCTTGACTAGTGTGGCTGCTGCATTGTATGTGAAAAAAGTTGTGTGTACTGATGTTGATATAGGCGGAATTCTGGATCTAATCAGAAACAATGTCAAATTAAACAGCCAACTGTGTGATACATGCAAAATTAATGTGATGGAATATGATTTTATGCAAGAGATCCAAGCCTACAGTCCGGATCTCTTGAAGGCCATTGATGAAAGCGACATTGTATTTGCTGCTGATACCATTTATGATGACGATCTGACCAATGCCTTTATAAGAGTTATTGACATAATTTTACAACGCGGAGAGATAAGCGggagaaagaaagaaatttttgtgGCCTTGGAAAAGCGATATGTCTTCACGTTTTCGGAAATGGATGCAGTGGCACCCATGTTTGaatattttcttaaacaaaCCATGCATAAGCCATGGAAATTTGAGTATGTGGAGACCAACTTTCCTCAGTATTTTAAATACGAGCGCTGCAAGCATttgattctactaaaaataacaaaacaatga